GGGACCCACTTTCACTCTTTTAAAGTCTTATCTCCTCCGCTCCGACCCACCGAACTCCGAACCTAACCCACTACGTGGCAATCATCGGTTGGCTTGGATTATGGCTCGGGCATAACTCACACACATACTATCTTCTCCATCAAAATTCATAGCTCTCTCTACAATTCAATTCAATTCTTAACCATGTTCAGATGAACAGGTAGACCTCCATCCTATGATTCTCtcccatttttattattaattttttcgcCTAATATTGATCGAAATCTTCGAATGTTTGTCTgaacgatttttttttttaaaacgagTTGTTTGGTTGCCAAGAAAAGTTGTTGTAGAAAGAGAAACTGATTTTTTTTTCACATATATTTTTTGCTAAATGTTGATGATGACCCAGAAATCATAATGCAAATTTTGACTGAGCTTCGTATCCCAATTCCCAGATGAGGACAGTATATAAGGTGTCCATTGTAATtgaaaaagtttgtattttttgtttaactTTTTGTTAATAAATTTCTGAGTttagctttatcattataaaatacTGAGACTGCTGTTATGGTGGTGATCGAATCAATGGGTTTTCCTAAAAAGTTATTTTGTTTGCTTCTTGAACTCCACAATAGTAAGATTGCTGATGATATGAAAGTTTCGATTTTGCCTGATCAATTCTAGACCCAGCCTGATAAAAGTGTATATTTCTCACAAACCCTTTAGGATGACTCATCGTGAGCTTGACCTTCTATGTGTATAAGCATTTTTCCCATTTTTGCAGGAAGatttattatgattatgccttgtatttttttttctttcccttttctgGGTGGTGATTGAATGGATTGCAGTACTGTTCTGGTGCAGTTTTTACGACAAATATTGattacaaaaatttcatcaatgGGGGGAGCTTGTTCTAGGAAGAGAgaccaaagagaagaagaagaagacaacatAAATGGAGGGGTTTGCAGAAGATATGGCAAAAGTGGGAGTTCAAAGTGGTTGGCAACTTCATTCACTCGACAATCTAGTGACATTCAAATGGGAAAAGGGAAGTGCCTATCCCTCATGGACTTATGCATCCAGAAGATACGTGCGGTACTAAGTTTTGAAAGATGTTGCTTGCTCCAGGTTCTTTTTATATCTGGGATTTTGCCAATTGGTCCATATGTTTCTTCTTATGTTGCAGGACATTGATAAATATACCACTTTCTCAATGCTCCCAAGGGACATAAGCCAGCAGATTTTCAATGATTTGGTGTATTCTCGATTGCTAACTGAGGCTTCTCTTGAAGCTTTTCGGGATTGTGCACTGCAGGTAGCTTTTATAAAATTTATCAAACTGATTTTTTTTTGGGTCATTGTTTATTTTCCTGTTTATGTCTAATCATAAAGCTTTCTGTAATGTGTTTGATAGGATCTTTACTTGGGAGAATATCCTGGGGTAAATAACAGTTGGATGGATATGGTGGCATCGCAGGGATCTTCTTTACTTTCTGTGGATCTTTCTGCATCTGATGTTACTGATGATGGGTTGATTCACCTTAAAGATTGCATAAATCTCCAAGCAATACACTTTAATTATTGTGACCGAATTTCAGATCGTGGGCTGGAATGCATTAGTGGTAGGCTTGCTTATCAACAATAATTTTCTTACTATATATGTCAATGCAGTTCCTCTCTGTCTCTCTCAACACCTTTTATAGACTATTTTGAGTCCTGAATATGGGAAAATGGTGGTCTGACACAATGGGAATTCCTTTTCTGAAGTAAATAATTTGTAGGAAAAGTACATGACCATAAATGAATCTTTCAGGTCTCTCTAACTTGACAAGTTTGAGCTTTAGAAGAAACAATGCAATCACTGCTAAAGGAATGAGTGCCTTTGCTAGATTAGTGAACTTGGTTCAGTTGGATTTGGAGAGATGTCCTGAAATCCATGGTGGGCTTGTTTATCTTAAAGGTGCTTTCATCTCTAATTCTGTAATGTTATAATGCTCTACGATTTTTTTCTCCTTCTCGTTTTTGctgaaaaagaatagaaaaaatagAAGGCACTCAACTAACCCATGTTTATAGACTTTGCATGAAACTAATCCAGCTTACTGTCAatgtgtcaaaaaaaaaaaaatccagctTACTGTCAATAGCTGAATGTGTCATCATAGTGATCTAACTTATACATATTGTTCCTTTCATTATACAGGTTTAACAAAGTTGGAATCTCTGAATTTAAATTGGTGTAACTGCATAACAGATGCTGACATGAAGTCTCTCTCAGGTTATTTCAGTGTCCATATCGTTCTCATTTGAAGCAACTGAATTCACATATGCATTTTCATGTTAAACTATCCATTTAATGCAACTTTGGTGGATTTTCTGAAACTATAATATACATATGGTATTTCAGAAATTCCTTCTGTTTCCATCTCAACTTTGGTAGTTAAACTATAAATTACAAGCACGCACACACACATGCATAAATCTTTCGGCAATTCAATTCTGCCTTCTATTGTTTTTCAAGGATGTATTTCAAAACTACTCAAGTATTTTCTAAAAGACTTATTCAATATTTCAATTGTATTTCAGGGCTTACAAACTTGAAAGGATTACAACTTTCCAGCAGTAAAGTTACAGACTGTGGGATTTCTTACTTGAAAGGTATCTGGTTAAATTTCCTGTCAAGTATATCAGTATAACATTATAGATTTCTCGGTAGAGGACCAgtgttaaaaaataataaaataaacaaatattctAGATCAGTTCCTCTGATCTatcttatatttatttattcatgtaATGCTTCACAGGTCTTCACAATCTCTCTTTGTTGAACTTGGAGGGATGCCCAGTTACTGCTGCATGCTTGGACTCTCTCTCAGGTTGACATTTCTTCATATGTTTGGCCATTTATGAAACCATTATATGTTGTGATCTTGTTATAGTTTATCAAGTATGTAAATTTCTATCAATTCACCAATGGGATTTGAGATGGAACCCATGTTTCTTAGCATAGTATTGTAATCAATGCATCTGTTTGTTCTGCTATCTTATTGTTGTTTCTATGTGTGCCATGACCTGCCTTTTTGTTATGATCTAATTTCTGGAAATGCTTGTGTCCTCAGTATTTTTTGCTGGTGACCTAAAACTTATATATGTGTTTCTAACTGGTGGAACAAGATATCTTGAATTCAATGTTATTATCTGCTAAATTTTAAAGATAACTATTAACAACTAAAGAATTTATGCTTCTCAATTTTCCAAAGTAAATCTCATACTAGTGTTTTTCAATTATTTGGtctaatttatttttcttttttttttgggtgtTAGCTCTTGCTGCTCTTCTCTATCTGAATCTCAGCAGATGCTGTCTTACTGACAATGGATGCGAAAAATTTTCTCGTAAGTAATTTTAAGATTTGTTAAATTAACTTATCTCAATATGTAAGTGTTATAAATGCTTTCACCCCTTGATGCTATTTGGTTTATAATATTTCCGGGAAACTTGGCATAAACTGGTTCTTTAATTTCTTCTACAGGACTTGGAAGGAAACTAAAAGTGCTGAACTTGGCTTTCAATGAAATTGGTGATGCTTGTTTGGCACACTTAAAAGGTAGTTAAACTTCAACCCTTTATATAGGTCGGGCACACTTGAAAGCCAGTTCATGTGCATGGAAAGTTTGTTAGAAAAGAGCCTGTATGGACATACAAGAAGATATTGAGCCATGTATCTGATATGCTATTATTGGACATGCTGTAAGCAGGTTTTACAAATTTGGAGAGCTTAAACTTGGATTCTTGTAGTATCAGTGGGGAAGGACTGGTGAATTTGACAGGTCAGTGGCTGGCAAATGCAAAAGTGTTTATGTTTCTAATTTTTCGTAGCTGATACAGTAAAATTAGTGTGTTGTATACTCACTGTTCTGTGGTtctgataataataaaaaaaaaagtgctcCAAAGATGAGAGTTCGTTACATGTTCAAAATAATTATGTATTCTTTTAATACTGCATGATTACATAACTGCCATGGAATACAAACAAATTTGTCGTTTGGATTCTTTGATGGACTAATTGTATTTGTACTAAATAGAAAAAGCTGTCCCGTGTGTGTAATGATGTATAGTAGTTTTCTTTAAAGGAGACAAAAAGAATATTTagttaattctaaattaaaataatattaacttGACAAATCCTAGGCTGTAATATCTTTTTTATCCTTGTTTAcattaaatacaaaaaaaaaattgtgaacaATTTACTTGTAGATTTTCGACATCTGAAATGTTTGGAGTTGTCTGATACTGAAGTTGGAAGCAATGGGCTCCGCCATTTATCTGGTAAAACATTTTGCCTTCCCAAATTTAAAATTTGCAAGCCATTCCCCTTTGTGCTCACCAAATTTCTCTTCTGGACAGGTTTGGTTAATCTGGAGAGCATAAATTTATCATTTACTGTAATTACCGACAGTGGTTTGAGAAAATTGTCCGGACTTACATCTCTAAAATCACTAAATTTGGATGTTCGCCAAATTTCAGATACCGGATTAGCAGCTCTAACAAGTAAGTATGCTTAACTATCTACCATGTTGGAATATATGTGCTAATTCCtgattgattttttaaaaaatctgTAAAGAACACTCATAAGACTTGAAATTAAACTTACAGGTATATTAATCATTATGCAACAATTACATTCATCTATCTTATGCACGATTATATGCTTTCATTCAGAAGTCATTCTTGATCACAAGGCAAATTAACCCTCTCCTTTTTTTTGTTGCTTTTAATGTTTCAGCTTTGACTGGATTAACTCATCTGGATCTTTTTGGAGCTCGCATCACAGACTCTGGAACAAACTACTTGCGATGTACATTTCGTAACCTTATTGTGTTCTGGCTTTACATAATGATACAAGTTTATTAGCTATCTGCATGTTGAAGAATCATAGATTTGCAGCAGTGAATTCAATCTGAAAGCCAAATGAGTTGTCTTTAAATATACTGCCAATCTAATTGTGGCAAGCCATTGTGGGGCAAGATAGTTTAGGAATTACACCATCACCTAGAATATTATTATGAATGACCATATATTATGGCTACTGGTCTCATTTACCTTAGGAATGGAAAATTTCCAGGTAAATTTAGACATAATAATTTTCGCGCTGTCAGGTCTGCACTGTTGAAAGTTTGAATTCCTTGTGGACTTTGATTCAGCTGATTTGACTGCCATCGTGAACCTACATATTATTACTGCAAGAACACTTGACTCTCCACATTCAGATATTAATTGATAACAATAACATAAATTAGATAAGCATTTATTGAAAAATTTAGTTGAGGAATAAAAAGTGTAACTGATGAGCTTTTCaactttttttcttaaaataatgGCGAACACTTTTCAACATATCTGATTATGTTGATGTTGATGTGTTTCAGACTTTAAAAATCTGAGGTCCCTGGAAATTTGCGGAGGAGGATTGACCGACTCCGGTGTTAAAAACATCAAAGATCTGTCATCATTGACACTGTTGAATCTATCACAAAACTGCAACCTGACAGACAGAACCTTGGAGATGATTTCAGGTATCCCCATGCCACCTTACCTATATTACAAAGACAACTCTTTGTATAAGGCCCTCAAATCCTCACAATTCAACCTAACAatattctaaaaaaataatttactttTGATCCATGACAATGCAGGTTTGACAGGATTGGTCTCATTAAATGTGTCAAATTCTCGTATCACCACCTCAGGACTTAGACATTTGAGGACACTCAAGAATTTGAAGTCATTGACATTGGAGTCCTGCAAGGTGACAGCTAATGACATCAAGAATCTTCAGGAGAATCACCTCCCTAATCTGGTGAGCTTCCGACCCGAGTAGTTGTCcttatggtggtggtggtggtactTTCAGCATGGAGAGACATCACAACCATTTGTATTATTTGTATATATAAGAAAAAAGGAGGAAGCAAATAAGACTTCAAAGTGGTAATGTGTAGTTAAAAGTTGGAGTGCCCTCATCTCCAGGCAGCCATATAAGCTATTACTATAAGTATAAGCTATGAAATAGTAGTCGTCTATGCCTTATGTGAAGGTTTCTTCAAAATCTTTTCTGGGTTCGGAAGAAAATGAGAATATAAGCTTCCTAAGCATGGCTTCTTTAAGCAAAACTTTGGTGATTGAGTTGAAACAAGTATGTTTGCTTGTACAGTGAGTATGTTGTCATGTGTGTGCTGTGAAAGTTTTTATTCTTGTACAGTTTTTCAAAACATTCGGTCAAAATGATTACATGCAAATGCAATTATGAATGAACATATTTATTATATTCCTGAGAAGTTAAAATTCAGTGTTTTGCTTTTATTTAGAATAAAGTTTTATTTTTCTATAAAGGGTTTTATTTCATTCAACACATTTTAATTTAGAGGGCTTGACTTTTAAAGTATggacatatataaataaatacatttaCTTTACAGTTATAAAAAAAGATcatgtttattatttattttattcaaacttttgAGGAAAGCTTGTGTCAAATGATAAAAGCTGTTGAATAGTTAGTAAACAAAGTAGTCGACACGTATTTGTTTGTGTTTGTAGCAAAGCCAAAGAAAGAGACTAATTACACTTTCTGTGTAAACGCATGTGGCAGTTGCAAGACCAACTCTCCAATAATTGTAGACCTGCCTTATTCTCTCGTAACAGTGTTTCATGTTATTCTTGT
This genomic interval from Humulus lupulus chromosome 8, drHumLupu1.1, whole genome shotgun sequence contains the following:
- the LOC133796439 gene encoding uncharacterized protein LOC133796439 isoform X1 yields the protein MNSTVLVQFLRQILITKISSMGGACSRKRDQREEEEDNINGGVCRRYGKSGSSKWLATSFTRQSSDIQMGKGKCLSLMDLCIQKIRADIDKYTTFSMLPRDISQQIFNDLVYSRLLTEASLEAFRDCALQDLYLGEYPGVNNSWMDMVASQGSSLLSVDLSASDVTDDGLIHLKDCINLQAIHFNYCDRISDRGLECISGLSNLTSLSFRRNNAITAKGMSAFARLVNLVQLDLERCPEIHGGLVYLKGLTKLESLNLNWCNCITDADMKSLSGLTNLKGLQLSSSKVTDCGISYLKGLHNLSLLNLEGCPVTAACLDSLSALAALLYLNLSRCCLTDNGCEKFSRLGRKLKVLNLAFNEIGDACLAHLKGFTNLESLNLDSCSISGEGLVNLTDFRHLKCLELSDTEVGSNGLRHLSGLVNLESINLSFTVITDSGLRKLSGLTSLKSLNLDVRQISDTGLAALTTLTGLTHLDLFGARITDSGTNYLRYFKNLRSLEICGGGLTDSGVKNIKDLSSLTLLNLSQNCNLTDRTLEMISGLTGLVSLNVSNSRITTSGLRHLRTLKNLKSLTLESCKVTANDIKNLQENHLPNLVSFRPE
- the LOC133796439 gene encoding uncharacterized protein LOC133796439 isoform X2, which produces MRTVYKFLRQILITKISSMGGACSRKRDQREEEEDNINGGVCRRYGKSGSSKWLATSFTRQSSDIQMGKGKCLSLMDLCIQKIRADIDKYTTFSMLPRDISQQIFNDLVYSRLLTEASLEAFRDCALQDLYLGEYPGVNNSWMDMVASQGSSLLSVDLSASDVTDDGLIHLKDCINLQAIHFNYCDRISDRGLECISGLSNLTSLSFRRNNAITAKGMSAFARLVNLVQLDLERCPEIHGGLVYLKGLTKLESLNLNWCNCITDADMKSLSGLTNLKGLQLSSSKVTDCGISYLKGLHNLSLLNLEGCPVTAACLDSLSALAALLYLNLSRCCLTDNGCEKFSRLGRKLKVLNLAFNEIGDACLAHLKGFTNLESLNLDSCSISGEGLVNLTDFRHLKCLELSDTEVGSNGLRHLSGLVNLESINLSFTVITDSGLRKLSGLTSLKSLNLDVRQISDTGLAALTTLTGLTHLDLFGARITDSGTNYLRYFKNLRSLEICGGGLTDSGVKNIKDLSSLTLLNLSQNCNLTDRTLEMISGLTGLVSLNVSNSRITTSGLRHLRTLKNLKSLTLESCKVTANDIKNLQENHLPNLVSFRPE
- the LOC133796439 gene encoding uncharacterized protein LOC133796439 isoform X3; translation: MGGACSRKRDQREEEEDNINGGVCRRYGKSGSSKWLATSFTRQSSDIQMGKGKCLSLMDLCIQKIRADIDKYTTFSMLPRDISQQIFNDLVYSRLLTEASLEAFRDCALQDLYLGEYPGVNNSWMDMVASQGSSLLSVDLSASDVTDDGLIHLKDCINLQAIHFNYCDRISDRGLECISGLSNLTSLSFRRNNAITAKGMSAFARLVNLVQLDLERCPEIHGGLVYLKGLTKLESLNLNWCNCITDADMKSLSGLTNLKGLQLSSSKVTDCGISYLKGLHNLSLLNLEGCPVTAACLDSLSALAALLYLNLSRCCLTDNGCEKFSRLGRKLKVLNLAFNEIGDACLAHLKGFTNLESLNLDSCSISGEGLVNLTDFRHLKCLELSDTEVGSNGLRHLSGLVNLESINLSFTVITDSGLRKLSGLTSLKSLNLDVRQISDTGLAALTTLTGLTHLDLFGARITDSGTNYLRYFKNLRSLEICGGGLTDSGVKNIKDLSSLTLLNLSQNCNLTDRTLEMISGLTGLVSLNVSNSRITTSGLRHLRTLKNLKSLTLESCKVTANDIKNLQENHLPNLVSFRPE